GTTTCCCAAGGGCAGTACTCATTGGTAGTATTAGATGAATTAAGCGTGGCTGTCGAATTTGGCTTAATCCCTCTGGCAGAAGTCTTAGATTTTATTCAAAATCGCCCCAAGCACGTCGATGTGATTTTGACTGGCTCGAATATGCCTCAACCCGTACTCGATGTGGCAGATCAGATTACAGAAGTACGGCGCAGCCACCAGATGTAAGTTTTTCTAGGCTAGAATGCCTGTGAATTTATTATATAAATAGTGCCTCCTAAAGCGCTATGTCGCGCGTTCGAGACGTACCAGTCCCGTAATTTAAGATATGAAGTCAGGCAGAGCGATCGCAATTGCCATCAATTTCTAAATTGCATATCTCTTTCGATAAATTGTATTTCTTGATGTAAGGCTTCTAATTCTTTTTGAGTCTCTTCCAGCTCGATACGAGTTGTATCAAGTGCCGTTTTTGTTTCCTGACATGTTTCCGAAACTCTGGCTAATTCCGAATATTTGTATTCTAGTTTTTCTATGATTTGTTGGCGATCGCTGACATCGATGAACGTCAAGTTAACTCCCAGCAAATCATTATTTGTGCTGAAAACAGGTGCGATAAAAATATCGAGATACTTTGTTCCTTCTGAAGTTATCCACTTAATATTTTTCAAATTGACTGGACGACGATCGCAGTAAAATTTGCCGATCGCAACATGGGAACTCACTAACTTTCCGGGTAAAAGTTCTGAAAACGGAAGGCTCCAATCGGAGAGCGTTAATCTAAATAAAAAGTTTGCCTGTTCGTTAGCAGCAACTAAACGATTATTCAGATCGACCGATAGCTGAGCAAAAGGACTTGTCTCAAATGCAGCTTGCCAAAAGCATAGTTGGGAGACTAGTGAATCGCTAGCTTCCTTTAGGCGAAATTTAGGAGTGATTGAGAGGCGATCGCCTAACTCCAAATGTAGTCCTTTGATATAAATTCGATGCTTGATATTTTCTAGCATGAAAATCGGTCTTTGAGCGGTCAGTGTTTCATGCTTACCTAGAAAGAGAAAGCCGTTGTTTTTCAGCGCAAAATGAAAGCGAACCAGAATTCTTGCTTGGATATCTGGATTGAAATACATTAGGGTATTACGGCACGCCAGCAAATCGATTTTGGACATCGGTGCATCTTCAGCTAGGTTATTACAACCACAGATGACCCTACGGCGAAGTCTGCGATCGAAAGCATAGCCTTGCTCGGTTGGCTCAAAGTATTTCTTGAGTAAATCTGGAGCAAGTCCTTTCACTTCATTCGCGCGATATACCGCTTGTCGTGCTTGTTGAAGGGCAACTTTATCCACATCGGTAGCATAGAGTTGAACTCGCTGCAAACACGACTCAATTCCCAAAGCTTCTGCAAACAAAATGAGTAAACTGTAAACTTCCTGCCCAGAAGCACAGCCCGCACTCCAAACGCGAATCGGTTCGTCAGGCTGTTTGCTAGCAATAATTTGAGGCACGATATCGCTGGCTAGATAATCCCAAGCTTCGCGATCGCGAAAGAAACTAGAAACGTTAATCAGTATGGAGTCTAAAAGCTCAATCCACTCTTGAGAATGGCTTTGCAAATACTGTAAATAGTCCTGATAGCGCTCAATGTGGAGCTGCTGCATTCGGCAAGAGAAACGCCGCATTAAGGTAGGGCGTTTGTAGCCTGTAAAGTCACAACTCTGGTTGCGTTTGAGGTAGTCTAATAACGCTTCAAAATCTCGATCGAGTTCGGGGGGCTTCATTAATAAATTTTAAAGTTTATCTTGGTAGTTTAAAATTCTTAATACAAAACTTATTGCGACTTCAGCGAAAATAGCCAGCCGATCGCGGTTGCTCCTGACTCAACTCCCAAACTTTCGACATGGAACGTCCCATTGTGGAGTTCGACCGAGTATGGTGTCTCTATGCTACTGACACTGACATTGTGTCGCTCTACCAGTTTTCTTTCGTTACCCTCAATAGACTGGGGCGGATCGATCGAGTTAACCTAGACTAGAGAGCGAGGCTCTCAGGTAAAATCCGCTCTAAAAATTGAGTCATAATTGAGATTTTAGATTTGTGATTCATCCAAAATCCCAGTCTCTCGCTAGCGATCGCCAACACTCAACTCAAAATCCAAGATCGGTGGTGGTTCTAGGTGCTGGGGCTTGGGGAACGACGTTAGCATCTCTCGCAGCAGCTAATGGTCATCGCGTGCAAGTGCGATCGCGGCGCGATGGGGCAATTTCGCCTAGCGAGATCGAACGTGCGGATGTAGTTGTTTCTGCTGTCTCAATGCAGGGTGTAGCAACAGTCGTTCGAGAAATTCAGACTTTACCCCTCTTGCCGACAACAATTTTTGTCACGGCAACCAAAGGACTCGATCCGGTCACAACTCTCACCCCAGCCCAGATTTGGCAGGCGGCTTTTCCCGATCGCTCGGTAGTTGTACTGTGCGGTCCTAATTTAGCCAAGGAAATTCAACAAGGATTACCCGCTGCAACTGTTGCTGGTAGTACTGACGACAACGCCGCAGTAGCAGTGCAAGCAGTATTTTCTTCACCGCAGTTCCGCGTTTATACCAATTCCGACCCTTTGGGCGTAGAGTTGGGGGGAACGCTGAAAAATGTGATGGCGATCGCGGCGGGTGTTTGCGATGGTTTGCAGTTGGGTACAAATGCTAAAGCTGCACTCGTTACCCGTGGACTGACGGAAATTATCCGCATCGGCAACAGCTGGGGAGCAAAAACAGAAACTTTTTACGGTCTATCTGGTTTGGGCGATCTGCTGGCAACTTGTAACAGTCCCCTCAGTCGTAATTATCAAGTTGGATATCAACTCGCCCAAGGTAAAACCCTGTCCGCAATTCTCGCTCACCTAGAAGGAACAGCTGAAGGCGTGAATACGACTCAGGTACTCATGCAACGCGCTCGCCAGCAAGACATCTATATGCCGATTACGGCTGAAGTTTATCGTCTCCTGCAAGCGGAAATTACACCCAAGCAAGCGCTGGAAGCACTGATGCTGCGCGACCTCAAATCGGAATTATTGTAGAGGCGATGGTTTGACCGAATCGCTCCTACGTAAATCCACACAAATTTCATAAAACTTTACGCGATCGCGGCTGATTCTCCGAAATTTCTCAGGCAAAAATTGTAGTTTACACTGGGGTGCGATCTCACACATTTATCTTAAATCGCGTTTATTCTTGAAACGCTTATTTTGCGATACTTTTCAGCCTTTCAACAAGATATTGAAACCAAATTGCTGCTTTAAGTATCCGCAATCCTAACATCCGTAGCAGTATCAGTTCGTACTTGAATTCACTAGAAAATTTGGAGTTATTCCTGAAGTTAGTGGGCGCGATCGTCAAGTTTCCTCGTAAATCTAGCAGCAAGATGTTAGTTCGCCAAGATCGCTGGGAACAATAGCATCAGCAACAAGAAGCAACCGAGTGAAGTCTATTGTCACCTGGAGCAGTTGAGATAACCCCTATGCAAGCACTATCTTTTTACGCGGACGCAGCCTACGAACCCCAATCAGCACCCCAGCGCTTTCGGTCAGATTATCCAGAAGATGATACCGATCTGGGCGTAGATGACCTGCTGACTTTGGATATTGACTCTAACGAGCGGGAGAGCCTACAACCTGGTGTTACCCGTCGGACTACAGACCTAGTTCGTTTATACCTGCAAGAGATCGGTCGCGTCCACCTGCTAGAAAGAGATGAAGAAGTTTCCGAAGCTCAAAAAGTGCAGCGTTATTTGCGAATGCGGGCGCTGTGCGTCAGTCATGCAGCAAAGGACGACTCGATTATCAAAACATACATCACCCTAATTGAAGCCCAAGAGCGCCTGACCTCCGAGCTAGGACACCGCCCCTCTTTAGAACGATGGGCTGCTAGCGCTGGTATATCCGTGATGGAACTCAAACCCGCTTTGGCAGTTGGGAAGCGCCGTTGGGCTGAAATTGCCAAAATTACCGTCGAAGAATTAGAGCAAATTCAAAACGACGGGATTCATGCCAAAGAACACATGATCAAGGCGAATTTACGCCTAGTTGTTTCAGTTGCGAAAAAGTATCAAAATCGCGGTTTGGAACTGCTAGATCTGGTTCAAGAAGGTACTCTGGGGTTAGAAAGAGCGGTAGAAAAGTTCGATCCTACCAAAGGTTATCGCTTCAGCACCTACGCTTATTGGTGGATTCGTCAAGGTATTACCCGCGCGATCGCCACCCAAAGCCGTACCATCCGTCTTCCAGTTCACATTACAGAAAAACTGAATAAAATTAAGAAAGCTCAGCGAAAACTGGCGCAAGAAAAAGGTCGTACCCCTACAATCGAAGATATTGCGCTCGAATTGGAGATGACTGCGCCTCAAGTACGGGAAGTGCTACTGAGAGTTCCTCGTTCCGTATCTTTGGAAACAAAAGTTGGGAAGGAAAAAGATACTGAGTTAGGAGATTTACTCGAAAACGACAGTATTTCCCCTGAAGAGTTGCTCATGCGTGAAGCTCTCCATCGAGATTTACAGCAACTTTTAGCAGATTTAACCGATCGCGAACGGGATGTTATTTTGATGCGCTTTGGTCTGGGAGACGGACACTGTTACTCTCTAGCCGAAATTGGACGCGCTTTAGACTTATCACGGGAAAGAGTGCGTCAAATTGAATCTAAAGCACTACAAAAGCTACGACAACCCAAACGACGCAATCGCGTGCGGGATTACTTAGAGTCCTTGAGCTAACAATTTGAGCTAACAACATCGATCGGGTGAAGGATCGTGACCGTGTTTTTTACAACCTAGTTAGATTCACTTTCATTCTTCGTTCTTCACCTCTTCTGCCTATTTTTTAGCCAGAAGATTTTTATTATCTGTAAACTACGACTCTCTTTTCTTAAAAATCATTCTCAATAGTTATAGCTTGTTGACACTTCAACCAATAATTGACTATACTTATCAATTATTAAGCTTGCTTAAAAAGGTGGTTATGACTGCATACTCAGCTACCTCACTTAAGGCAGAACTCAACGAGCGGGGTTGGCGACTCACACCGCAGCGCGAAACGATCCTACAGGTTTTTCAAGAACTGCCTAGAGGAAAACATCTAAGTGCGGAAGAGCTTTACCAACAATTAGAAACTCAAACAGCAGGAATCAGTCTGTCAACGATTTATCGCACTCTAAAGTTAATGGCGCGGATGGGAATTCTGCGTGAGCTGGAGTTAGGAGAGGGACATAAACATTACGAGATCAATCAGCCTTACCCTCACCACCACCACCATTTAATTTGTGTTAGGTGCAATAAAACAATCGAGTTTAAAAACGATTCCATCTTAAAAATTGGCTCAAAAACAGCTGAAAAGGAAGGGTATCATTTGCTCGATTGCCAACTAACAATTCATGCTGTTTGTCCTTCTTGTCAAAGAGCGTTGTTGCCGATCTAGAATCTTGGTGTTATTGGTTGTCGGTTGTCGAGCGCAGCTTGCTCTTCACTGGATTTTCTCAATGTTACCTGCTTTGATCCAGCCTTCGCGATCGCTATCCGATAAGCGAACTCTTTGCCAATTTTTATCTGGACTTGCTTCTAAAACTACGATTTGTTGATTGTATTCCAACCCGCCGATGCGTTCAGCACCCGCTCCAGGCTCGGCACGGAGACTTAAGCCTTTTTCCCAAGACACCCTAGCTCTATAGGTTCCTGGCGCTAGAGGCTCAGTAGAATTAGTGTCAGAATCCGCTTTCTCGATCGTAGATTCAGCGTTATTAGTATTATCGGGATTAGATATTTCAGGCTGTGCTTGCTGTTTCGGAGCAGGCACAGCTTTTGGTTTTTGGTTGAGTTCGTTAGCAAAAGTCGGCTTAGGCGGATGAGTTGTGACTCTATACATAAAATATAAAGCAACTGCGGCGCTACCACCAGCCAAGATCGCCAGCGCTAAGCTAACACCCAGGACAAATTTAGCTGCTCCTGCCAAAGTCATGGCGATACCCTACTATTGTCCCATAATCACTACAGCACGAATCCTAGCATAATCGTCTGAATGTAGTAGATTTTTTAATTATTGGTAATGGGTAATGGGTAATGGGTAATGGGTAATTGGTAGTTGCCCCTCTGCTCCCTGCTCCCTGATAACTGATAACTGTTCTACTGCAATTGCCGCTGAATTCGGTTGCTCAGGCTGCTGTGTTTAGAGGCAAGACGGGCTTTTCCAGCCGCTGCCCAATCTTGCAAAAACTGAATTTGTTCTTGGGCAGTACGGGCAAGAGGAATGATTTGACTCGCCGCCTCTAAAATGTCGTCAGTAGTAAAGTCTCGATTTTGACTGAAGCCGATGTGCATGGCTTCCACGATTGTTTGCTCGATTTCTGCCCCAGAAAAATCAGGAGTTTCGTAGGCAAGGCGATCGAGATCGTAACTTTTGAGATTATGCGATCGCAGGCGAGATAAATGGACGGTGAAAATTGCTTTGCGTTCTTCCTGAATCGGTAAACCAACAAAAAAGATTTCGTCGAATCTGCCTTTACGCAACATCTCGGGTGGTAAAGCATGAATATCGTTGGCAGTAGCAACGACAAACACGGGAGAAGTTTTTTCTGCCAACCAAGTGATAAATGTTCCAAAGACGCGGCTAGTCGTGCCAGCATCGCCTTTTGCTCCCAACCCGGCAAAAGCTTTATCAATCTCATCTACCCAGAGAATACAGGGAGATAGAGCTTCTGCGACTTGAATCATTTGTCGAGTGCGAGATTCCGATTCTCCGACCAAACCACCGAATAATCGCCCCACGTCCAAGCGTAACAAAGGTAAGTGCCAGTGGTGGGCGATCGCCTTCGCTGTTAGCGATTTACCCGTTCCCTGAATTCCAACTAACATCAGTCCGCGTGGATGGGGTAAACCATATGCCCTAGCGCGTTCGCTAAATGCTCCACCCCGACGTAACAACCAATCTTTGAGATTGTCTAAACCGCCAATATCCGAAATTTTTTCAGTGGCAGGGTAAAAGTCAAGAATTTGAGTTTGGCGAATGGTCTGGCGCTTTTCTTCCAAAACCAATTCGACATCTTCCGGTTGAATCTCTCCGTGAGAGGCGATCGCTCTTGCTAGTACCCGCCGAATCCGTTCGATCGATAATCCTTGGCACGAACGCACGAGTTCATCTACCGTTTTAGCCTCTAAAGATTGCCCTGTGGCTGCCAAAAGGCGTTCTACCTCCAACTTAATCTCAGCGGCTGCGGGTAGGGGAAATTCTAAAATGGTTAAAACTTCACCCAATTCTTCCGTAGTGACGATTCGTGGCGACAGCAAGACGATATTTTTCGGTTGCGATTTGAGTACCCGCGCTAAGTTGCGGAGTTTGCGCGACACGGAAACATCTTCTAAAAAGCGATGAAAATCACGCAAAATAAAAACTGCCGGAGCCGAAGCAGGCAGTTTCTCGACAAATTCTAGAGCTTGTAGAGGATTGCGACGACCGAAACCAGCATCGTTAGGATTACCTTGGTAGCCATCGACAAAATCCCAATTATAGACAGCGCGATTTCCTTGGATGCGGGCTTCTTCCCGAATTGCTACTTCGGCTCGTTCTTCCTCATAGGTAGGAATATAGACGATCGGGTAGCGGGCGCGTAGCAACAGTGCAAACTCTTCGCGGAAGCTCATATCAGGTGTCCCTAATTAGACAAGTGATTTTTCAAGGATTCTAAAGATGCCCAGCGGCGATCGCTTGATGGTTCTGACGGTTCTTCTGGCTGCGGCGATAGTTGAATGCCCTGACACAGACTGTCACACAACTGACGCTGAGGCATGGCTAGACATAACTGCTGGTACAACCACTCCCCAGGATCGAAATGACCTGTAGGCTGTAAAGTTTCGACCAGATCTTCAAATGCGACTTCTAACTCGATCGCAGTTTCTTCTTTACCTGCTTCTGGATCTAGCCAAATAATTTCTGAAGCTTCTACTTTCAGGCGATGGTTGTACTGTTGCAAACAGCGATGGCAAGTTAAGGTAACGATGGTTTCTACCTGAGCTGAAACCTCTAAGTAGTTGCCACCGTGTTGCACGCGCACCTGACCACGCACCGGAGTTAGGGTGTCTAGATCGGGTAAGAACTCATCAACCTCGATGACCCTAGTTTTTTGCGGTGCTGTGGTCAGATGAGGAATGTAAATTGCCTCCATAGGGCTTGCCAAGTTGTAAATTAAATAATCTCAAATCCTCAATTCCGAATTCCGAATTCCGAATTCCGAATTCATTTCCAGTCTAACTACTACCGATCGTGCGAATCACCAACTGACGATGCGGTTCTTTGCCACGACTGAAACTTTCTAAATCGGGAAAATCCTTCAAAAAAGTATGAATTTGCCTCCTTTCAGCGGACGAAAGAGATTTGATCTCCACCTCTTGTCCTGTGGTACGGACTTGTTCTATCGCTGAGGTGGCGATCGCTTGAATTTCTGCTTGTCGCCGCAAACGATAGCCATCCAGCTCAATTATATAAGCGGCTTGCCGTTCCTGAGGTTGATTTAAATTCAGGGTAGCATTAGCAAGATACTGAATGGCATCTAGAACCGAACCTTCCGCACCAATCAAAGCTTGGACTTGCTCTGGTGGTAAACTAGTTTGCTCGATTGTCAGCCAATAACTATCGTGTTCTTCTGGGTCGCTGTTTGCTGTCTTTGGGGTTTGCAGTTTAGCTGTAACTTGAGTAGAGACTCCTGACAGTTGCAGGAGTTGCTCTAGCCATTGCTGACCCCGCTGCCCGATCTGCTCGTCACTCATGATTTAGCCTGAAGGTTTCTCTTTTTTCTTCCGCCCTGGTTCAAAAGGAAGCGACTGACGACCTGCATCGTCTCCTGCTTTAGCATCTGCTGCTTCGACAAGCTTTTGTAAGTTTTCTGGCAGGGGTTCGCGGGAAACAATGTATGTCTGGAGTGTTTGGAATATATTCGCAATCAGCATGTACATCAACACGCCAGCAGGTAGCGGGAAGAACAAAAACATCCCTGAGAAAATAATTGGGGTGATCTTGTTGACTGTATCTTGTTGGGGATTGTTAGAGGTAGAACCTTGACCGGATAGCACTTGGTTGAGATAGAGACTTAGACCAAAACCAATCACCATTGCCACAATATCCCAATGGATCGTTCCGTCTTCATCAAAAGCGCCAACTCTGCCGAGGGCATCAATAAATAAAAAGCCCTTGTTAGCTGCAAGTCCAGGGATTGTTGCTTGAATTGTCACATCACCTGGTTGGAGGGCTTCGATAGTACCGTTTTCATCAATTTTTATCCTTTCTTCCCCTTTAGTGACTTTCCATTTGGGGACGAGATTGGTGTCGGGATACTCTGCTGCTAGGGCTGAGAAAGGCTTGCCCTCTGGAGTTTGAAAATCAATTTTAGTTTTGTCCCCGACCACCAATTTATTACCACTGGGCAAGATCGCCGCAACGCGAGCGTGAACGCCATCGGTAATGTAAATGTTTTGCGGCGGAGTGGTAAAAGCCTGCGGCTGAATGCGTTCGATCTGTTCTTGGGGAAAGACTTGCAGGTTGACGTTGTAGTTGATATCCGAAAACGGCGAGCCCCGCAGCGTCGCGAATAGGGCGAACAGTACGGGCATTTGCAGTAAGACTGGCAAACATCCTGCCAATGGATTGCCAAATTCTTTGTAAACAGCGCCCATTTCCTCCTGCATTTTGGCAGGATTGTCTTTATAACGCTCTTGAATCTCTTTGACGCGCTTTTGCATCAAAGGTTGAGTAACTCGCGTGCGGCGCATTGTCCGAATCGATCCGGCACTCAGCGGATAGAGCGCAAAGCGAATCACCAGTGTCAAGGCTACGATCGCCAACCCGTAGCTCGGCACGATCCCATAGAAAAAATCTAGGATCGGCAACATGACGTTGTTGGAAAGAAACCCTATACCAAAATCCATTATCTTGAAGTCAACCTGAAATAATTTGTCATTCGTCTGAATCTAATCTATCCGATTTTAGTCATCGGTCATTTGTCATCAGTCATTTGCCAACCAATGACAAGCGATCGATAACTAACAACAGAGAACTACTAATTGCTTACATAATATTCTCAAGTTGTAGCTTTGGTTTTGACTTGAGGATTTTTTTCGGCTGCCTTTTCGCTGATATAGTCGTATAGTTCGCGGAATTTGGGAACCGATCGCATTTCCAAACGGCTACCGTTTCTTAAAGTTAGTACCATATCGCCCCATAAACCGAAGCCACGCGGCACTTTCACAATTTTGACAATTTCAGCATAAATGATATCGGTGCGATCGCGCCCCATCCAGCCGCCTGTAACAGAAATAC
This window of the Chroococcidiopsis thermalis PCC 7203 genome carries:
- a CDS encoding CheR family methyltransferase, translating into MKPPELDRDFEALLDYLKRNQSCDFTGYKRPTLMRRFSCRMQQLHIERYQDYLQYLQSHSQEWIELLDSILINVSSFFRDREAWDYLASDIVPQIIASKQPDEPIRVWSAGCASGQEVYSLLILFAEALGIESCLQRVQLYATDVDKVALQQARQAVYRANEVKGLAPDLLKKYFEPTEQGYAFDRRLRRRVICGCNNLAEDAPMSKIDLLACRNTLMYFNPDIQARILVRFHFALKNNGFLFLGKHETLTAQRPIFMLENIKHRIYIKGLHLELGDRLSITPKFRLKEASDSLVSQLCFWQAAFETSPFAQLSVDLNNRLVAANEQANFLFRLTLSDWSLPFSELLPGKLVSSHVAIGKFYCDRRPVNLKNIKWITSEGTKYLDIFIAPVFSTNNDLLGVNLTFIDVSDRQQIIEKLEYKYSELARVSETCQETKTALDTTRIELEETQKELEALHQEIQFIERDMQFRN
- a CDS encoding NAD(P)H-dependent glycerol-3-phosphate dehydrogenase, translated to MHPKSQSLASDRQHSTQNPRSVVVLGAGAWGTTLASLAAANGHRVQVRSRRDGAISPSEIERADVVVSAVSMQGVATVVREIQTLPLLPTTIFVTATKGLDPVTTLTPAQIWQAAFPDRSVVVLCGPNLAKEIQQGLPAATVAGSTDDNAAVAVQAVFSSPQFRVYTNSDPLGVELGGTLKNVMAIAAGVCDGLQLGTNAKAALVTRGLTEIIRIGNSWGAKTETFYGLSGLGDLLATCNSPLSRNYQVGYQLAQGKTLSAILAHLEGTAEGVNTTQVLMQRARQQDIYMPITAEVYRLLQAEITPKQALEALMLRDLKSELL
- the sigC gene encoding RNA polymerase sigma factor SigC is translated as MQALSFYADAAYEPQSAPQRFRSDYPEDDTDLGVDDLLTLDIDSNERESLQPGVTRRTTDLVRLYLQEIGRVHLLERDEEVSEAQKVQRYLRMRALCVSHAAKDDSIIKTYITLIEAQERLTSELGHRPSLERWAASAGISVMELKPALAVGKRRWAEIAKITVEELEQIQNDGIHAKEHMIKANLRLVVSVAKKYQNRGLELLDLVQEGTLGLERAVEKFDPTKGYRFSTYAYWWIRQGITRAIATQSRTIRLPVHITEKLNKIKKAQRKLAQEKGRTPTIEDIALELEMTAPQVREVLLRVPRSVSLETKVGKEKDTELGDLLENDSISPEELLMREALHRDLQQLLADLTDRERDVILMRFGLGDGHCYSLAEIGRALDLSRERVRQIESKALQKLRQPKRRNRVRDYLESLS
- a CDS encoding Fur family transcriptional regulator, giving the protein MTAYSATSLKAELNERGWRLTPQRETILQVFQELPRGKHLSAEELYQQLETQTAGISLSTIYRTLKLMARMGILRELELGEGHKHYEINQPYPHHHHHLICVRCNKTIEFKNDSILKIGSKTAEKEGYHLLDCQLTIHAVCPSCQRALLPI
- a CDS encoding SH3 domain-containing protein, which encodes MTLAGAAKFVLGVSLALAILAGGSAAVALYFMYRVTTHPPKPTFANELNQKPKAVPAPKQQAQPEISNPDNTNNAESTIEKADSDTNSTEPLAPGTYRARVSWEKGLSLRAEPGAGAERIGGLEYNQQIVVLEASPDKNWQRVRLSDSDREGWIKAGNIEKIQ
- a CDS encoding AAA family ATPase encodes the protein MSFREEFALLLRARYPIVYIPTYEEERAEVAIREEARIQGNRAVYNWDFVDGYQGNPNDAGFGRRNPLQALEFVEKLPASAPAVFILRDFHRFLEDVSVSRKLRNLARVLKSQPKNIVLLSPRIVTTEELGEVLTILEFPLPAAAEIKLEVERLLAATGQSLEAKTVDELVRSCQGLSIERIRRVLARAIASHGEIQPEDVELVLEEKRQTIRQTQILDFYPATEKISDIGGLDNLKDWLLRRGGAFSERARAYGLPHPRGLMLVGIQGTGKSLTAKAIAHHWHLPLLRLDVGRLFGGLVGESESRTRQMIQVAEALSPCILWVDEIDKAFAGLGAKGDAGTTSRVFGTFITWLAEKTSPVFVVATANDIHALPPEMLRKGRFDEIFFVGLPIQEERKAIFTVHLSRLRSHNLKSYDLDRLAYETPDFSGAEIEQTIVEAMHIGFSQNRDFTTDDILEAASQIIPLARTAQEQIQFLQDWAAAGKARLASKHSSLSNRIQRQLQ
- a CDS encoding YceD family protein, whose protein sequence is MEAIYIPHLTTAPQKTRVIEVDEFLPDLDTLTPVRGQVRVQHGGNYLEVSAQVETIVTLTCHRCLQQYNHRLKVEASEIIWLDPEAGKEETAIELEVAFEDLVETLQPTGHFDPGEWLYQQLCLAMPQRQLCDSLCQGIQLSPQPEEPSEPSSDRRWASLESLKNHLSN
- a CDS encoding protein jag; translation: MSDEQIGQRGQQWLEQLLQLSGVSTQVTAKLQTPKTANSDPEEHDSYWLTIEQTSLPPEQVQALIGAEGSVLDAIQYLANATLNLNQPQERQAAYIIELDGYRLRRQAEIQAIATSAIEQVRTTGQEVEIKSLSSAERRQIHTFLKDFPDLESFSRGKEPHRQLVIRTIGSS
- the yidC gene encoding membrane protein insertase YidC — its product is MDFGIGFLSNNVMLPILDFFYGIVPSYGLAIVALTLVIRFALYPLSAGSIRTMRRTRVTQPLMQKRVKEIQERYKDNPAKMQEEMGAVYKEFGNPLAGCLPVLLQMPVLFALFATLRGSPFSDINYNVNLQVFPQEQIERIQPQAFTTPPQNIYITDGVHARVAAILPSGNKLVVGDKTKIDFQTPEGKPFSALAAEYPDTNLVPKWKVTKGEERIKIDENGTIEALQPGDVTIQATIPGLAANKGFLFIDALGRVGAFDEDGTIHWDIVAMVIGFGLSLYLNQVLSGQGSTSNNPQQDTVNKITPIIFSGMFLFFPLPAGVLMYMLIANIFQTLQTYIVSREPLPENLQKLVEAADAKAGDDAGRQSLPFEPGRKKKEKPSG
- a CDS encoding PH domain-containing protein encodes the protein MGIREEVYYEGGPHVGDLIINLLIGLTLIGIPLTVGAIVRALWLRYRITNRRISVTGGWMGRDRTDIIYAEIVKIVKVPRGFGLWGDMVLTLRNGSRLEMRSVPKFRELYDYISEKAAEKNPQVKTKATT